Proteins from a genomic interval of Helicoverpa zea isolate HzStark_Cry1AcR chromosome 13, ilHelZeax1.1, whole genome shotgun sequence:
- the LOC124635541 gene encoding juvenile hormone esterase-like isoform X3, giving the protein MKPPSPVLPWTEVLDCTKDAPLPPTFSMSQNRVTGSEDCLYIELSTPNLKPDKPISVMFWIGGFGYSCIIDNIFDTSLITDQNIVFVRCGYRTGALGFLSITDYAAPGNCGLKDIVMALKWVQRNISFFGGDPHNVTIFGSSSGGAAANFMMLSPMATGLFHKTIIQSACALNNWSLSKNPSATAIELAKKFGIEKSSKTEVIEELRHVALDDLLTGFQNCRFVLTDGTDKDIIDTVFKPCIEVDLEGQASFITKSPLAILKSGRFNKVPCIIGSNNVEGALLQHVVKDFYSNFETFNANVRLLVPKELARTDKLSENIGHQLLKFYLDGETHLREDTMPQFLQIISDYYFSYYVNKTVRLLCETTSSCPVYYYIINYAGEWSVPKQYNFFNSTGHSSELPFLFRIKMPELCKGSRDSRVTRRRVIKMWTNFAKFGNPTPDEDDPLLSITWDPVENKDRLNYLSIGSELTKGRNPFQARMKFWDDLHKEHAFLRALVYFNDSGYSN; this is encoded by the exons ATGAAG CCACCATCTCCAGTTTTACCATGGACCGAAGTTCTAGACTGCACGAAAGACGCACCCTTGCCTCCCACATTTTCAATGAGCCAAAATCGCGTAACGGGATCTGAAGACTGTCTATACATAGAACTTTCCACACCAAACTTAAAGCCTGATAAACCCATATCAGTAATGTTCTGGATCGGAGGTTTTGGCTACAGCTGTATTATAGATAACATTTTTGATACATCGCTAATAACGGACCAGAATATTGTATTCGTAAGATGTGGCTACAGAACCGGGGCATTAGGATTTCTATCGATTACTGACTACGCAGCGCCAGGGAACTGCGGACTTAAAGATATAGTCATGGCTCTGAAATGGGTGCAAAGGAATATAAGCTTCTTCGGCGGCGACCCACACAATGTCACAATTTTCGGAAGTTCATCAGGAGGAGCCGCCGCTAATTTCATGATGTTATCTCCAATGGCCACAGGACTGTTCCACAAAACGATAATACAAAGCGCATGTGCATTAAATAATTGGTCTCTGTCTAAGAATCCATCAGCAACTGCTATAGAACTGGCTAAGAAATTCGGCAttgagaaatcatcaaaaacAGAAGTCATTGAAGAGCTTCGACACGTAGCACTGGATGACCTATTAACAGGATTTCAGAACTGTCGATTTGTTTTAACTGATGGAACTGATAAAGATATCATTGACACAGTGTTCAAGCCATGTATTGAAGTAGACCTAGAAGGACAAGCCTCATTCATCACAAAAAGTCCACTAGCAATTCTGAAATCTGGTAGGTTCAATAAAGTGCCCTGTATTATTGGTAGCAATAACGTAGAAGGAGCACTATTACAACACGTCGTAAAAGACTTTTATTCTAATTTCGAAACGTTTAATGCAAACGTCAGGCTACTTGTACCAAAGGAATTAGCGAGAACGGATAAACTATCAGAGAATATAGGACatcagttgttaaagttttactTGGATGGTGAAACGCATTTGAGGGAGGATACGATGCCACAATTCTTACAAATAATAagtgattattatttttcatattatgtaaataagacTGTAAGACTGCTATGTGAGACAACGTCATCGTGTCCGGTGTACTATTATATCATCAACTACGCTGGGGAGTGGTCAGTGCCGAAGCAGTACAATTTCTTCAACTCAACCGGCCATTCATCTGAACTGCCATTCTTATTCCGTATTAAAATGCCTGAATTATGCAAAGGCAGTCGAGATTCTAGGGTAACACGGAGAAGAGTTATCAAAATGTGGACAAATTTCGCTAAATTCGG TAATCCGACACCTGATGAGGATGACCCACTATTGTCGATAACTTGGGACCCCGTCGAGAACAAAGATAGGCTCAATTACCTCAGTATAGGATCGGAATTAACGAAGGGCAGAAATCCCTTCCAAGCACGAATGAAGTTTTGGGATGATCTCCATAAAGAACACGCATTTCTTAGAGCACTTGTGTATTTCAACGATTCTGGATACTCCAACtaa
- the LOC124635541 gene encoding juvenile hormone esterase-like isoform X1, with the protein MGHLRRAIKMDDIPDIPEEAKCIVETKEGPVCGYSEPTDEGICYRFKSIPYAKPPLGNLRFLPPSPVLPWTEVLDCTKDAPLPPTFSMSQNRVTGSEDCLYIELSTPNLKPDKPISVMFWIGGFGYSCIIDNIFDTSLITDQNIVFVRCGYRTGALGFLSITDYAAPGNCGLKDIVMALKWVQRNISFFGGDPHNVTIFGSSSGGAAANFMMLSPMATGLFHKTIIQSACALNNWSLSKNPSATAIELAKKFGIEKSSKTEVIEELRHVALDDLLTGFQNCRFVLTDGTDKDIIDTVFKPCIEVDLEGQASFITKSPLAILKSGRFNKVPCIIGSNNVEGALLQHVVKDFYSNFETFNANVRLLVPKELARTDKLSENIGHQLLKFYLDGETHLREDTMPQFLQIISDYYFSYYVNKTVRLLCETTSSCPVYYYIINYAGEWSVPKQYNFFNSTGHSSELPFLFRIKMPELCKGSRDSRVTRRRVIKMWTNFAKFGNPTPDEDDPLLSITWDPVENKDRLNYLSIGSELTKGRNPFQARMKFWDDLHKEHAFLRALVYFNDSGYSN; encoded by the exons GAGGGCAATAAAGATGGATGATATACCGGATATACCGGAAGAAGCGAAATGCATagtggagacgaaagaaggtccaGTTTGCGGATACTCAGAACCGACCGATGAAGGTATTTGTTATAGGTTTAAAAGTATACCTTACGCTAAACCTCCACTAGGCAACTTACGGTTTTTG CCACCATCTCCAGTTTTACCATGGACCGAAGTTCTAGACTGCACGAAAGACGCACCCTTGCCTCCCACATTTTCAATGAGCCAAAATCGCGTAACGGGATCTGAAGACTGTCTATACATAGAACTTTCCACACCAAACTTAAAGCCTGATAAACCCATATCAGTAATGTTCTGGATCGGAGGTTTTGGCTACAGCTGTATTATAGATAACATTTTTGATACATCGCTAATAACGGACCAGAATATTGTATTCGTAAGATGTGGCTACAGAACCGGGGCATTAGGATTTCTATCGATTACTGACTACGCAGCGCCAGGGAACTGCGGACTTAAAGATATAGTCATGGCTCTGAAATGGGTGCAAAGGAATATAAGCTTCTTCGGCGGCGACCCACACAATGTCACAATTTTCGGAAGTTCATCAGGAGGAGCCGCCGCTAATTTCATGATGTTATCTCCAATGGCCACAGGACTGTTCCACAAAACGATAATACAAAGCGCATGTGCATTAAATAATTGGTCTCTGTCTAAGAATCCATCAGCAACTGCTATAGAACTGGCTAAGAAATTCGGCAttgagaaatcatcaaaaacAGAAGTCATTGAAGAGCTTCGACACGTAGCACTGGATGACCTATTAACAGGATTTCAGAACTGTCGATTTGTTTTAACTGATGGAACTGATAAAGATATCATTGACACAGTGTTCAAGCCATGTATTGAAGTAGACCTAGAAGGACAAGCCTCATTCATCACAAAAAGTCCACTAGCAATTCTGAAATCTGGTAGGTTCAATAAAGTGCCCTGTATTATTGGTAGCAATAACGTAGAAGGAGCACTATTACAACACGTCGTAAAAGACTTTTATTCTAATTTCGAAACGTTTAATGCAAACGTCAGGCTACTTGTACCAAAGGAATTAGCGAGAACGGATAAACTATCAGAGAATATAGGACatcagttgttaaagttttactTGGATGGTGAAACGCATTTGAGGGAGGATACGATGCCACAATTCTTACAAATAATAagtgattattatttttcatattatgtaaataagacTGTAAGACTGCTATGTGAGACAACGTCATCGTGTCCGGTGTACTATTATATCATCAACTACGCTGGGGAGTGGTCAGTGCCGAAGCAGTACAATTTCTTCAACTCAACCGGCCATTCATCTGAACTGCCATTCTTATTCCGTATTAAAATGCCTGAATTATGCAAAGGCAGTCGAGATTCTAGGGTAACACGGAGAAGAGTTATCAAAATGTGGACAAATTTCGCTAAATTCGG TAATCCGACACCTGATGAGGATGACCCACTATTGTCGATAACTTGGGACCCCGTCGAGAACAAAGATAGGCTCAATTACCTCAGTATAGGATCGGAATTAACGAAGGGCAGAAATCCCTTCCAAGCACGAATGAAGTTTTGGGATGATCTCCATAAAGAACACGCATTTCTTAGAGCACTTGTGTATTTCAACGATTCTGGATACTCCAACtaa
- the LOC124635541 gene encoding juvenile hormone esterase-like isoform X2: protein MDDIPDIPEEAKCIVETKEGPVCGYSEPTDEGICYRFKSIPYAKPPLGNLRFLPPSPVLPWTEVLDCTKDAPLPPTFSMSQNRVTGSEDCLYIELSTPNLKPDKPISVMFWIGGFGYSCIIDNIFDTSLITDQNIVFVRCGYRTGALGFLSITDYAAPGNCGLKDIVMALKWVQRNISFFGGDPHNVTIFGSSSGGAAANFMMLSPMATGLFHKTIIQSACALNNWSLSKNPSATAIELAKKFGIEKSSKTEVIEELRHVALDDLLTGFQNCRFVLTDGTDKDIIDTVFKPCIEVDLEGQASFITKSPLAILKSGRFNKVPCIIGSNNVEGALLQHVVKDFYSNFETFNANVRLLVPKELARTDKLSENIGHQLLKFYLDGETHLREDTMPQFLQIISDYYFSYYVNKTVRLLCETTSSCPVYYYIINYAGEWSVPKQYNFFNSTGHSSELPFLFRIKMPELCKGSRDSRVTRRRVIKMWTNFAKFGNPTPDEDDPLLSITWDPVENKDRLNYLSIGSELTKGRNPFQARMKFWDDLHKEHAFLRALVYFNDSGYSN, encoded by the exons ATGGATGATATACCGGATATACCGGAAGAAGCGAAATGCATagtggagacgaaagaaggtccaGTTTGCGGATACTCAGAACCGACCGATGAAGGTATTTGTTATAGGTTTAAAAGTATACCTTACGCTAAACCTCCACTAGGCAACTTACGGTTTTTG CCACCATCTCCAGTTTTACCATGGACCGAAGTTCTAGACTGCACGAAAGACGCACCCTTGCCTCCCACATTTTCAATGAGCCAAAATCGCGTAACGGGATCTGAAGACTGTCTATACATAGAACTTTCCACACCAAACTTAAAGCCTGATAAACCCATATCAGTAATGTTCTGGATCGGAGGTTTTGGCTACAGCTGTATTATAGATAACATTTTTGATACATCGCTAATAACGGACCAGAATATTGTATTCGTAAGATGTGGCTACAGAACCGGGGCATTAGGATTTCTATCGATTACTGACTACGCAGCGCCAGGGAACTGCGGACTTAAAGATATAGTCATGGCTCTGAAATGGGTGCAAAGGAATATAAGCTTCTTCGGCGGCGACCCACACAATGTCACAATTTTCGGAAGTTCATCAGGAGGAGCCGCCGCTAATTTCATGATGTTATCTCCAATGGCCACAGGACTGTTCCACAAAACGATAATACAAAGCGCATGTGCATTAAATAATTGGTCTCTGTCTAAGAATCCATCAGCAACTGCTATAGAACTGGCTAAGAAATTCGGCAttgagaaatcatcaaaaacAGAAGTCATTGAAGAGCTTCGACACGTAGCACTGGATGACCTATTAACAGGATTTCAGAACTGTCGATTTGTTTTAACTGATGGAACTGATAAAGATATCATTGACACAGTGTTCAAGCCATGTATTGAAGTAGACCTAGAAGGACAAGCCTCATTCATCACAAAAAGTCCACTAGCAATTCTGAAATCTGGTAGGTTCAATAAAGTGCCCTGTATTATTGGTAGCAATAACGTAGAAGGAGCACTATTACAACACGTCGTAAAAGACTTTTATTCTAATTTCGAAACGTTTAATGCAAACGTCAGGCTACTTGTACCAAAGGAATTAGCGAGAACGGATAAACTATCAGAGAATATAGGACatcagttgttaaagttttactTGGATGGTGAAACGCATTTGAGGGAGGATACGATGCCACAATTCTTACAAATAATAagtgattattatttttcatattatgtaaataagacTGTAAGACTGCTATGTGAGACAACGTCATCGTGTCCGGTGTACTATTATATCATCAACTACGCTGGGGAGTGGTCAGTGCCGAAGCAGTACAATTTCTTCAACTCAACCGGCCATTCATCTGAACTGCCATTCTTATTCCGTATTAAAATGCCTGAATTATGCAAAGGCAGTCGAGATTCTAGGGTAACACGGAGAAGAGTTATCAAAATGTGGACAAATTTCGCTAAATTCGG TAATCCGACACCTGATGAGGATGACCCACTATTGTCGATAACTTGGGACCCCGTCGAGAACAAAGATAGGCTCAATTACCTCAGTATAGGATCGGAATTAACGAAGGGCAGAAATCCCTTCCAAGCACGAATGAAGTTTTGGGATGATCTCCATAAAGAACACGCATTTCTTAGAGCACTTGTGTATTTCAACGATTCTGGATACTCCAACtaa